CACAAAGGAGCCCCAATATACTCAATTTGCTGCTACATAAATGCCATTGGCCACCCCTTTGGCAGAAAGCATCGTCTCTATCCCGTCCTCCCAAAGGGCAGCCCCGTTCCCGTCATCACCGGCGACGAACAAATGCGTGCCGCCGTTCCCACTGTAATAGACAATCGCGTTGGCACTCCCCCCATACATCGTGCCCTGAAAAGGTAAGACCGTTTCGACCCCGTTTTTCCAGTAGACAGGGAGGTTCCAGCCCTTGCTCCCCAAAACGCTCCCCGCCACATAGACATCTGAGCCCGACACAAAAATCGAGTTCAATTGGGTAATATACTCCTCAGCCGTCTTCAAGGTATCGGGGATGCCATTTTTCCAATACACCGGGACACGGTTCATATCAAAGCCGGTCATGTAGACGTCGCTCCCGGACACATAAAAAGCACCCACCTCCGGGTCCCCCCCGGACGAAAAACGCGGATAGTACCCCTGGGATACGACGTGCAGCACCCCGTCCAACCAATAAACGGCGTCCCCCACGCTATCCGATCCGGCCACATAGAGGTCTCCCCCCACCGCCTGCATCGCCCGGATGCGGGAGGCGGTCCCCCAGCCCGGCAAAGACAGCACATTGCCGTTTTCCCAAAGGGCATGGCTTGCAAAATAAACCCCGTTTCCGTTGACGGCGATGGAACTGGCGTACAGGAGCTCCATCGACCCATCGAAATTGTGCGGTGTGCCGTTCTTCCAATAGAGGTATTGTCCGAAGGGGCCTGCGGGCGTACTCTCGCTGCTTACGTTGCAAACACCGGCAACATACACATCGGTGCCGGCCACAAGGACCTGCTCTCCGTAACCCGCGGATGTGGAGAGGACTTCGGCGGAATCATCTTTCCAAAGTACGGGGTTGGTGCCGTTGCTGCCCGTGACGTAAATGACCGGGAGATTTCCCGGGTTAATGGTGTTTGTCGGGGTATGCGAATGTTTGCGGCAGGATGCCAACAGGAGGAGGAGACAGGCGTAGTGGAGGGGTTTCATACCCGAATGATGGCAAAAACGTGCGGAGCGTTGCATCGGGCCTGGATTTTTGTTACTCCCCACGAACCTCCTTGCCCGCCTCCCAATGCCCATCCGGCACCACCAGGACGACCCAAGGCTCTTTAGCTGAAACAGGCTTACCCCGGAATTCTACCGTTGTTTCCACGCCGTCTTTCAAGTATACTTCTCTTGTGACATTAGGAAAGATGATCCCATCCGCACGGACCGTCACCCGGTGCGTCCCTTTGCCCCGCACCGCAACCCGGATGGTCACGGCCCCTCCCGATGCCGCACTTGAAACCACCTTCATGTCAAGGAGGCTGTCCACCCGCATATCAAGCGCATACGCCCCACCAGGCAAAAACACCCGCTCCTCTTCCAACCCGGCGCTCCGCACACGATACCTCCCCTCCGGCAGTTTTATCGCAAAATGTTTTTGTCGCTGTACAACGACCGTATCCGACGACGAGATAAAATATACCACCGAATCGGCCTGGCCTTCGACAAAGGCCGGCCCCCCGACGGCCGACAACAGCCATAGCCAATTCGTCGCCGGATGTCCCCAAATCTCCTTATAGGTCCACATGCTTTGCACCGGCCAATACGGTACGTCTTCTTCCCCCTTAGTCTCTATCCCTACCGGCAGCCCCCCCGCCATCTGGCCCGAAGACGGCGAATAAAGAGGAACGAAGTCGTGTCCCTCCCCATACATGGTACTCTCCGCAAAAGGGTTCTTCCCAAGGATCCACTCCAATTGGTGTACAGCGAGGTCCACCGACGCCTGGTCGTTGCGTAGAAAACCGGCGGCCGCCAGGGCCTGGGCCTGGGGCAAAATGGTACCGAAATGCCCTCTGTAGTCCATCCACACGGGGAACAGCCTGAGATAGTGTCCCTGGCCGAGCGGGATGCCGTTCAATACCTGTTTGCGGTAAGATTCCATTCTGCTCTCAGGCACATGAAGGTATTCGGTATCCGCATAAATAGTAGCCGGCAAAAGGCCATAGGGACCTGTATAGGCAGCAGTCGTCTTCAGGTATTCACTATAAAGGGCCGCCGCACTATACCACGTCATCCAGTCTGCGTGCCCGGGAAAAGCCCGGCACAGCGCTGTCAGCGCCAGCATAGGTGCCTGGTCGCGCCCCCGATGGCAATAATGAAGCAACCGGTCTTTAGCCGTGCTGGTATAAAAGAAGCCCGTCAGCGGGACATCCCAATCGGGCCGCACGCGTTGCTGGGCGCCGGTGATGTACTTCGCCATTGCCACCGCCTTGCCCTCAAATTGCCGGTCGCCCGTAGCCCTCCAAAGATCTATAGCAGCCTGAATGACCACCGACGGCAGTTCATCCTCCACATTGTCCGAGTCGAAATTCCCACGGAAAAGATTGGACGTCTTAACGATGCCGGGCAGGCCCTCTATAGCAAACCGCCAGTCCATCCTTGCCATCTGCAGGGCATATGCAGCCAACCTGGCATCAACGTCCTTTAAAACCCGGTAAGCAATCGCCTCCACCGCCGCCGCTTCGAAGTTGGTCATGGGGTTATTCCGCGCGGTGACCGTTATATCATCATCGTTACCCATGACACCATCCGTCCGACGGCTGTTAATCGATCCCACATCCCGGTATCCGTCCCCAAAACTCGTTTTCAACACCCAGTCCAGCCCCCACCTGGCCTCTGCGAGCACCCGGTCATATAGCTCCTGATTGCCCGCCCGCGCATGCAGATTTTCCGCCAAAGTAAAAAGCGCATAAGTGATCTCATCCGTAGCCTCCGCTTGTTGAGACAGGTCCCCGGCATCATGCCAGCCCCCGTTGATGACGATCCTTTTTTCTCCATGCACGCAAGTCCAGTCCCCATGACAGACCCCATGCACCCCCGGCACCTCCATACCGCACCGTTCCATATAAAAAAAGTTCAGCACCTTACGGATGCTCTCCTCCCAAACGTTGGCGTCCACCGAAAAGGGTTGCGTCTTCACGTCTCCCGCTGACAATACATAACGTCCCGGTGTCCGCAACTCGGAAAAATCCATAACATTAAAGTCCCCAATAGCGCTTGTGGCCTTGCTAAGGGCTTTGGTCAACACCACACGTCCA
This region of Dinghuibacter silviterrae genomic DNA includes:
- a CDS encoding glycoside hydrolase family 9 protein codes for the protein MQKRTALRLFLLVFLLPLLNVKALCQRTGGDPIAIDIQASAEHRWLNKPVLESRSLDQMEDLKNWSSFTTSGGAIVDARKVMKIVDSNVSVATIGLSKEQVHQGDWSLLMSTPTRLPGPGPATGRGWGRSGIRRHFDGEDWTGYNRISFWIYPDLPGFFTTALDLQLYNEGQEKLPALFGQEGETSLILRNHEWNHVVWEIGNVARDKITGFEASYGLSGSAPGEADSIRFFFDDLTLQRVVPDKIEGWDVWSNRIAYSQDGYQTGAPKSAIANGLAAKTFQVIDAQDGRVVLTKALSKATSAIGDFNVMDFSELRTPGRYVLSAGDVKTQPFSVDANVWEESIRKVLNFFYMERCGMEVPGVHGVCHGDWTCVHGEKRIVINGGWHDAGDLSQQAEATDEITYALFTLAENLHARAGNQELYDRVLAEARWGLDWVLKTSFGDGYRDVGSINSRRTDGVMGNDDDITVTARNNPMTNFEAAAVEAIAYRVLKDVDARLAAYALQMARMDWRFAIEGLPGIVKTSNLFRGNFDSDNVEDELPSVVIQAAIDLWRATGDRQFEGKAVAMAKYITGAQQRVRPDWDVPLTGFFYTSTAKDRLLHYCHRGRDQAPMLALTALCRAFPGHADWMTWYSAAALYSEYLKTTAAYTGPYGLLPATIYADTEYLHVPESRMESYRKQVLNGIPLGQGHYLRLFPVWMDYRGHFGTILPQAQALAAAGFLRNDQASVDLAVHQLEWILGKNPFAESTMYGEGHDFVPLYSPSSGQMAGGLPVGIETKGEEDVPYWPVQSMWTYKEIWGHPATNWLWLLSAVGGPAFVEGQADSVVYFISSSDTVVVQRQKHFAIKLPEGRYRVRSAGLEEERVFLPGGAYALDMRVDSLLDMKVVSSAASGGAVTIRVAVRGKGTHRVTVRADGIIFPNVTREVYLKDGVETTVEFRGKPVSAKEPWVVLVVPDGHWEAGKEVRGE